In Fundidesulfovibrio putealis DSM 16056, the following proteins share a genomic window:
- a CDS encoding Lcl C-terminal domain-containing protein, with translation MTPAGAFIPWSGQGACFDSSGRVTPCVGTGQDAEVRPGAVWPEPRFTPAAPGVVRDALSGLHWPVDASAARWPMAWDEAAAWVGDANRGALLGHDDWRLPSRRELLYLTCPARARPALPDAHPFRNIFQHWHWTATPFAASGASGDSAWRVHLEGGRMFPGPKSAAHMVLPVRGASAILPETPELAAAGGTPWPDPRFEVSDGQALDRLTGLAWLTRALPVEGTASWQEALDAARRLGGPWRLPSILELESLVDASRAWPALPDGQPFASDLDGVWSATTSGFDTSWAWVLYFGKGAVGVGHKPGRHFKFLLTRTT, from the coding sequence ATGACCCCGGCGGGCGCGTTCATTCCCTGGTCCGGCCAGGGGGCGTGCTTCGATTCGTCGGGGCGTGTGACGCCCTGCGTGGGCACCGGCCAGGACGCAGAAGTGCGCCCTGGCGCCGTCTGGCCGGAACCCCGTTTCACCCCGGCGGCCCCCGGAGTTGTGCGCGACGCCCTGTCCGGGCTCCATTGGCCCGTGGACGCTTCCGCCGCCCGGTGGCCCATGGCCTGGGACGAGGCTGCGGCCTGGGTGGGTGACGCGAACAGAGGTGCATTGCTCGGACACGACGACTGGCGTCTGCCCTCGCGCCGGGAGCTTCTGTACCTCACGTGTCCCGCACGCGCGCGCCCTGCCCTGCCGGACGCGCATCCCTTCCGGAACATCTTCCAGCATTGGCACTGGACCGCCACCCCGTTTGCCGCATCCGGGGCATCGGGCGATTCGGCCTGGCGCGTCCACCTGGAAGGGGGGCGCATGTTTCCCGGCCCCAAAAGTGCCGCACACATGGTCCTGCCGGTGCGCGGCGCGAGCGCGATCCTCCCGGAGACGCCGGAACTGGCCGCCGCCGGAGGAACCCCTTGGCCGGACCCCAGATTTGAGGTGTCGGACGGGCAAGCCCTGGATCGGCTGACCGGGTTGGCCTGGCTGACCCGCGCGCTGCCGGTTGAGGGCACGGCCAGCTGGCAGGAGGCCCTGGATGCGGCCCGCAGGCTCGGTGGCCCCTGGCGTCTGCCCTCCATCCTTGAGCTGGAGAGCCTTGTGGACGCATCACGGGCCTGGCCAGCCCTTCCGGACGGGCAGCCCTTCGCCAGCGACCTGGACGGCGTCTGGTCCGCCACGACGAGCGGCTTCGACACGTCCTGGGCCTGGGTGCTGTATTTCGGAAAAGGCGCTGTGGGAGTGGGCCATAAACCGGGCCGCCACTTCAAATTTCTGTTGACGCGAACCACCTGA
- a CDS encoding SIS domain-containing protein, with protein MIIAKSPVRLSFGGGGTDLPAYYEPHGGAVLSVTIDKYFYSVLQEIPGQSIELSSSDYQLHQRIADLDQANLKDALRIPKAMLRHFGVKSGVMLSLKSDIPPGSGLGLSGAVATSLAQCVGAYVGKHMDKAQVAELATHIELTVLGRPIGMQDQFASAHGGLNFLTFTKDGVTVEPVAVSLSRRAELRRHLMLFHTGASRDSARILEGQRQATQKNDSGVLDALHQVKKTAYRMREILEGGDILEIGRLLHDSWQHKKRFSSSVSNPDIDRYYDTAMRHGALGGKITGAGGGGFLLVFAEPERQEDISRELTALGLQELSFDFEDGGSQITLDHAGRFKSTITPEGYLLGMRAVVSRLDNNQIGRIADLLHAAYVADKQVFIMGNGGSAATASHFCSDLAKTVAVNGKRGFRAIPLTDNIPLMTAWGNDVGFEDIFSGQLRNLLNPGDVVIGISGGGMSPNVLKAMQMAQERGARTVGLTGFSGGKLKCAVEECFIVPSENYQFIEDVHMMLVHLLTSVVRERLGEE; from the coding sequence CCACGGCGGCGCCGTGCTCTCCGTGACCATCGACAAGTATTTCTACTCCGTGCTCCAGGAAATTCCCGGCCAGAGCATCGAGCTGTCCTCCTCCGACTACCAGCTCCACCAGCGCATCGCCGACCTGGACCAGGCCAACCTGAAGGACGCCCTGCGCATCCCCAAGGCCATGCTGCGCCACTTCGGCGTAAAATCCGGCGTCATGCTCTCGCTGAAGTCGGACATCCCGCCCGGCTCGGGCCTGGGCCTGTCCGGAGCCGTGGCCACCAGTCTGGCCCAGTGCGTGGGCGCGTACGTCGGGAAGCACATGGACAAGGCCCAGGTGGCCGAACTGGCCACCCACATCGAGCTGACCGTGCTGGGCCGCCCCATCGGCATGCAGGACCAGTTCGCCTCGGCCCACGGCGGCCTCAACTTCCTGACCTTCACTAAGGACGGCGTCACCGTTGAGCCCGTGGCGGTCAGCCTGTCGCGCCGCGCGGAACTGCGCCGCCACCTCATGCTGTTCCACACCGGGGCCTCGCGCGATTCGGCCCGCATCCTGGAAGGCCAGCGCCAGGCCACCCAGAAGAACGACAGCGGCGTGCTGGACGCCCTGCATCAGGTGAAGAAGACCGCCTACCGCATGCGCGAAATTCTGGAAGGCGGGGACATCCTGGAGATCGGCAGGCTGCTGCACGACTCCTGGCAGCACAAGAAACGCTTCTCGTCCTCGGTCTCCAACCCGGACATCGACCGCTACTACGACACGGCCATGCGCCACGGCGCGCTCGGCGGCAAGATCACCGGCGCGGGCGGCGGGGGGTTCCTGCTGGTCTTTGCGGAGCCGGAGCGCCAGGAAGACATCAGCCGCGAACTGACCGCGCTGGGCCTCCAGGAGCTGTCCTTCGACTTCGAGGACGGCGGCTCGCAGATCACCCTGGACCACGCCGGACGCTTCAAGTCCACCATCACCCCCGAGGGCTACCTGCTGGGCATGCGGGCCGTGGTCAGCCGCCTGGACAACAACCAGATCGGGCGCATAGCCGACCTGCTGCACGCGGCCTACGTGGCGGACAAGCAGGTGTTCATCATGGGCAACGGCGGCTCAGCGGCCACGGCCTCGCACTTCTGCTCGGACCTGGCCAAGACCGTGGCCGTCAACGGCAAGCGGGGCTTCAGGGCCATTCCGCTCACCGACAACATCCCGCTCATGACCGCCTGGGGCAACGACGTGGGCTTCGAGGACATCTTCTCGGGCCAGCTGAGAAACCTCCTGAACCCCGGCGACGTGGTCATCGGCATCTCCGGCGGCGGCATGAGCCCCAACGTGCTCAAGGCCATGCAGATGGCCCAGGAGCGCGGCGCGCGCACCGTGGGCCTGACCGGCTTTTCCGGCGGCAAGCTCAAGTGCGCTGTTGAGGAGTGCTTCATCGTGCCCTCCGAGAACTACCAGTTCATCGAGGACGTGCACATGATGCTGGTGCATTTGCTGACCAGCGTGGTGCGCGAGAGGCTGGGCGAAGAGTAG